The Vicia villosa cultivar HV-30 ecotype Madison, WI linkage group LG1, Vvil1.0, whole genome shotgun sequence genome includes a region encoding these proteins:
- the LOC131643308 gene encoding cysteine proteinase mucunain-like, whose protein sequence is MAHLSLAIVLSLSFLSLACSLDMSIIDYDAKLEAAKTDAHLMKVYESWLVKHGKVYNALGEKESRFEIFKDNLRFVESHNSLEGQTYKLGLTKFADLTNEEYRSMVLGTKSRKSKGLLSGAKKSTRYAFRDSDELPESVDWREKGAVNQVKDQGQCGSCWAFSTVGAVEGINQIVTGELISLSEQELVDCDKGYNMGCNGGIMDNAFEFIIQNGGIDTEEDYPYRAKDNTCDINRKNARVVSIDGYEDVPENDEKALKKAAAHQPISVAIEAGGRAFQLYQSGVFTGLCGTDLDHGVVLVGYGTENGTDYWIVRNSWGPSWGENGYIKLERNVVVANNTGKCGIAMMASYPTKKGLNPPNPGPTPPSPVKPSTVCDEYYSCSTGSTCCCLFEYGNYCFAWGCCPAQSATCCDDGSSCCPPDYPVCDSQAGTCRLTKDNPFGVKALKRTPATSTLKMTQRKAAMKNNN, encoded by the exons atggctcatctttctcttgccatcgttctttctctctcttttttgtcTCTTGCATGTTCCCTAGACATGTCCATCATTGATTACGATGCAAAACTTGAGGCTGCGAAGACAGATGCTCACCTCATGAAAGTTTATGAATCGTGGTTGGTGAAACATGGTAAGGTTTATAATGCTTTGGGTGAGaaagaaagtagatttgaaaTCTTTAAAGATAACCTGCGGTTCGTCGAAAGTCATAACAGTTTGGAGGGTCAAACGTATAAGTTGGGTCTCACGAAGTTTGCTGATCTCACCAATGAGGAATACCGTTCCATGGTATTGGGTACAAAAAGTAGAAAATCCAAAGGGTTGTTATCTGGGGCGAAGAAGAGTACCCGTTATGCTTTTCGTGATAGCGATGAATTGCCGGAATCTGTTGATTGGAGGGAGAAAGGTGCTGTTAATCAGGTCAAAGATCAAGGCCAATGTG GGAGTTGTTGGGCATTCTCAACCGTTGGTGCGGTGGAAGGGATCAACCAAATTGTAACTGGTGAACTCATATCTTTATCTGAACAAGAATTGGTGGATTGTGATAAAGGTTATAACATGGGGTGCAATGGTGGTATCATGGATAATGCTTTTGAATTTATAATACAAAATGGTGGCATTGATACCGAAGAGGATTATCCTTACCGCGCTAAGGACAATACTTGTGATATCAACAGG AAAAATGCTCGAGTGGTATCTATTGATGGATATGAAGATGTGCCTGAAAATGATGAGAAAGCTTTGAAGAAGGCTGCTGCACATCAACCTATTAGTGTTGCCATTGAAGCGGGTGGCAGGGCATTTCAGCTTTACCAATCT GGTGTTTTTACTGGCCTATGTGGAACAGATCTTGATCATGGTGTTGTGTTGGTTGGATACGGAACCGAAAACGGTACTGATTATTGGATTGTGAGGAACTCATGGGGACCATCATGGGGAGAGAATGGTTACATTAAGTTGGAGAGGAATGTTGTAGTTGCCAACAATACTGGTAAGTGTGGAATTGCAATGATGGCATCCTATCCTACCAAGAAGGGTCTAAACCCTCCCAAccctggtcctactcctccatcACCTGTAAAGCCTTCAACTGTTTGTGATGAATATTACTCTTGCTCAACTGGATCCACATGTTGTTGCCTCTTTGAGTATGGAAACTATTGCTTTGCATGGGGATGCTGCCCTGCTCAGTCTGCAACTTGCTGCGACGACGGTTCTAGCTGCTGTCCTCCCGACTACCCCGTCTGTGATTCTCAAGCCGGAACTTGCCGATTGACTAAAGATAATCCATTTGGAGTGAAAGCTTTGAAAAGAACACCTGCTACAAGTACTTTGAAGATGACTCAGAGAAAAGCTGCCATGAAGAACAACAATTAG